A stretch of DNA from Granulicella pectinivorans:
GGCGGTGTTGCCGGTGGAGATGGCGGTGGCCAGACCGTTGGTGTCGATGGTGGCGGTGGCGGCCGATGTATTCCATGTAACTGAGTTGGTTACATTTTGTATGGAGCCGTCGGAGTAGTTGGCGGTTGCGGTGAACTGCTGCGTCTGGCCTGCTGCCAGCGATGGATTGGCGGGTGTGACGGCTATGGACGTCAGGGTTGCGTTGGCGGCGGTGACGGTGAGGGCGGTCGATCCGGCGATGAGGTTGTCTTGAGCGGCGATCATGGTGTTGCCTACGGCTACGCCGGTGACGAGACCTGTGGATGAGACGGTGGCGGAGGCCGGGATGGTGGAGGTCCAGGTCGCGGTGTTGGTTACGTCCTGGGTTGAGCCGTCGGAGTAGTGTGCGGTGGCGGTGTATTGCTGCGTGGTAGCGGTGGCGAGAGCTCCGTTGGCCGGGGCCACGGTGATGGACGTGATGAGGATGGGAGCGAGGTTTGTGGTGAGGGTGGTTGTGCCGTTGAGAGTGCCGGACTGGGCGGTGATGATCGTTGTGCCGGGGATCTCGGTGAGGGCGAGGCCGCCGGAGGAGATGAGGGCTGCGTTGGTGTTGGAGGAGGTCCAGGTGACGGAGGCGGTGATGTCCTGTGTGGTGCCGTCGGTGTAGATGGCCGTGGCGGTGAACTGTTGCGTCGTGCCACTGGTGAGGGTTTGGTTGGCTGGCAGGACCGCGATGGTTGTGACGGTCGCGGGGGTGACCTGCACGGCGGGCGTGGTGATGGTCTGGCCCTGGAAGGTTGCGGTGAGCGAGGCTGAGCCTACGCTGGCTCCGGTGGCGAGGCCGCTGCGGTCGACGGTGAGGACGGCGGGGTTGGAGCTGGACCAGGTGACCTGCGTGGTGAGGTTCTGTGTGCTCGAGTCGGTGTAGGTGCCGGTTGCGATGAACGGTTGGGTGGTGCCTTTGGCGAAGGATGGCGTTGGGTTGGGTGTGATGGCGATGGCGGTGAGGGTGGCGTTGGTGACGGTGACGGGGAAGGTGGCGATGTCGCCGCCGGTCGTGACGGTGACGAGGCTGGTGCCCGGTGCGATGCCGCGGACGAGGCCAGTGGTGGATACGATGGCGGCGGCGGGGTTCGAGGAGGAGAAGGTTGCGGTGGCAGTGAGGTCCTGGGTGGTGCCGTCGGAGAAGTGTCCGGTGACGGCGACCTGCGCGGCGGTGCCGGCGGCGACCGTGGGGAAGGAGGGGTTGAAGGTGACGAGGAGTAGTGTGGCGTTGGTGACTGTGAGGCTGGCGGGGCTGGCGGATTTGCCCTGGAAGGAGGCGTTGATCTGGGTGGTGCCGTTGGCGATGCCCATGGCAAGACCGTTGGCGTCGATGGCGGCTGCGGCTGGATTGCTCGTGGTCCATGCGACCTGCGTGGAGAGGTCCTGGGTGGTGCCGTCGGTGTAGGTTCCGGTAGCGGTGAACTGCCTGGTTGTGCCCTTGGCTAACTGTGCGGATGCCGGCGCGATGAGGATGCCGGTGAGCGTGGCAGGCGTGACGGTGACGGTTCCGGTGGAGGCGGCGGTGCCGTTCAACGAGGCGGTGATGCGTGCGGTGCCGATGCCTCCGGATTGCGCGAGGCCGGTGGCATTGATGGTGATCGCCGCGGGATTCGACGAGGTCCATATGGCCTGGGTGGTTATGTCCTGCGTGGTGCGGTCGGAGAGGGTGGCGATGGCGGTGAACTGGGTGGTGGTGCCGTTGGCGAAGCCGAGTGTGTTGGGGTAGATGGCGATGGAGGCGATCGTCGCGGGGGTGATGGTGACGGACTGTGTGGTGGCGGTCTGGTTGGCTGCGGTCACGGTCACCTGCGCGATGCCGCTGCCCATGCCGGTGGCGAGGCCCGCACTGGTGATGCCGATGATGCCGGTATTTGAGGTGGTGAAGCTGGCGGCGTTGGTGATGTCGTGGGTGGTGTGGTCGGAGTATGTGGCGGTCGCGGTGAACTGTTGTGTGGTCCCTTTTGCGAACGATGCGGATGTGGGCGCGACGGCGACGGAGACGATGGTTGCGGGGGTGATCTGCGCCGTGGTGGTCGCGGTCTGGCCGTTGATGGTGGCGCTGATGGCGACCGTGCCTGTGCCAGTTCCGGTGACGAGGCCGGTGGGCGATACGGTGGCTACGGACGGGTTTGAAGAGAGCCAGACGGCCTGGGTGGAGAGGTTCTGGGTGGTGCCGTCGGTGAAGGTCCCGGTGAGGGTGAACTGCTGGGTGCTTCCGCTGGCAAAGCTGGCTCCGCTGGGGCTGAGGGCTACGGACTGAAGGGTTGCGGCAGAGACGATGACCACGGCTGCGGACTGCATCCCGCCGAGTTGCGCGGTGACGTTGACGGTGCCGGGAAGGACGCCAGTGACGAGGCCGGTGGGCGTGACGACGGCGTTGGTGAGGGAGGAGCTGCTCCATGTGGCGGCAGAAGTGAGGTTCTGCATGCTGCCGTCGGAGTAGGTCCCGGTGAGGGTGAATTGCAGCGTGGTTCCTGCGGCGATGTGGCTGCTGGTGGGGGACACGGCGATGGAGACGAGGGCGGGGGGTGTTGTGCCTCCTCCGCTGCCGGCTGGACTGATGGCGACGGTGAAGGTCTGGGTGACGGTGCCGAGCTGTGCGGTCACGGTGACGCTTGTGGTGGTTATGGTGGGGTATGCGGTGGCGATGCCATGGACGTCGATGTTGAAGACGGCGGGATTCGAGGAGGCCCAGGTGATCTGGCTGGTGAGGTCCGAGGTCGTCCCGTCCTTGTAGGTGCCGGTGGCGGTGAGTTGCTGGGTGTTGCCTGTTGTGAGGGCCAGGTTCGTGGGTGTGACTGCGATGGAAATGAGGACGTCGCTCTGGACCTGGAGGGAGCTGCTCGCGGTGATGCCGTTGAAGGTCGCGGTGATGGTGGAGGTGCCGATGCTGGTTGCGTCAGCGAGGGCATCGTCCCCGATGCTGGCGACGGTGGGCGCGGAGGAGTGGAAGAGTGCGTCCAGCGTGAGGGGCTGGGTGAAGCCGTCAGAGAAGGTTCCGGTGGCGGTGAACTGCTGTTGGCCGTAGCGCCTGATGGTTGCGGTCGCAGGCGTAAGCGCGATGCCGGCGAGGGTGGCATGGGTGACGGTGACGGGTGTGGTGGTGGTGAAGAGTCCATGCTGCGCGGAGACGGAGCCGAGCCCGGGACTGACCCCGAGGACTTCGCCGTTGGCAAGGACGTCGGCGATGGAGGGCGTGGGCGCGGACCAGATGGCGTCGTAGGCGAGGTCTTCGGTGGTGCCGTCGGAGAAGGTGCCGAGCAGCGTGTACTGGCGATGGATGGAGACGGGAAGCTCTGTGTTGCCGGGGATGAGCGCGGTGGAGAGAAGGGTGGCTTGGGTAATGGTGAGGGGTGCGGTTGCGGTCTGGGAGCCAAAGGTCGCGTTGACGTTGACCTGCCCGGACTTCATGCCAAGGGCGAGGCCGTTGTTGTCGATGGAGGCGATGGTCTCGTCGGTGGTGGCCCAAAGTACGTCGTGGGTGAGGTCCTGCAGGGTGCCGTCGGAGAAGAATCCTCTGGCAGTAAAGAGGTGTCCGCTGGTGGTGGTGACGATGGCGCTGTTGGGGGAGAGGATGAGTTTGGTTAGGGCTGCGTTGGTGACGGTGACGGCGAGGGTCTGGGTGATGCCTGACAGTGTGACGGAGAGGGTCGCCGTGCCGGGCTTGCCGCTCTTGACGCGGCCGTGGCTGTCGACGGTGAAGACTGTGGGATCCGAGGAGCTCCAGACGGCAGAGTCGCTGATGCTGGTGAGGGAGCCGTTCGAGAGGGCTCCGAGCGCGTTGAACTGCGTGGTTGTTCCGAGGGCGAACTGCGTGGGGTTGGGCAGGATCTGGATGGACTTGAGCGTCGATGCGGAGGTGCTGACGTTGACGGTGGCGCTCTTGCCGAGCGCGGTGCCGGTGACCTGGGTGTTGCCCGTGCTGAGGCCGTAGGCTGCGCCCTGGTTGTCAATGGAGAAGACGGTAGAGTCGGCGCTGGACCAGGTTGCGAGCGTGGTGAGGTCGTGCGAAGAGCCGTCGGCGTAGACGCCGATGAAACGAAGCTGCTCGCGCGCGCCGCGGATGACGATAGGGTCAGGGATCTGGATGGCGGTGGAGATCAGATCGCGGGGCAGGACCTGGAAGCCATCCGTGTGGGCGGTAAGCCCGCCGAAGCTGGCGGTGAACTGGACGTCTCCAGCGGCCACACCCTGGGCGACGCCATTCGATGCGATGGTGGCGATGGCGGGGTCGGAGCTGTGCCAGTTCGCGGTGAGCGAGAGATCCTGATGCGAGCCGTCGGAGAAGGTGCCGGTGAGGATGAGTTGCTGGACGGCGCCTACAGGGAAGAGGTCGCGGGTGGCGGTGATTGCGAGGCCGGTGATGGTGGCGGGGGTGACGATGACGGTGCTCTGGCTCTGGAGGCCGGCGTAGGAGGCTTGCAGGGTTGCTGTGCCGGGCGCGATGGCGATGTCCATGCCGGATGGGCCGACGGCAACGACGGATGTGGCGCTGGTGCTCCATGTAACCACACTGGTTACATTTTGCTGCGAGCCGTCGGAGTAGAGGGCGAGCGCGGTGTGGAGCTCGGCGGTTCCGGCCGCGACGCTACTACTGGTGGGCTGGACGATGAGCGCGGTGACGGTGGCGGAGGGAGTGATGGAGGCGTTGGTGGTTTGGGTGATCGTGCCGGATTGGGCGGTGATCGTTGCCGTGGATGCAGTCCGGGTGTGGGAGAGTGTGGCGAGGCCGGAGGCGTCGATGGCGAGGAGCGATGGGCTCGACGAGGTCCATGCAACGGAATTGGTTACATTCTGGGTGGATCCGTCGGCGTAGGTGGCGGTCGCGGTGAACTGCTGTTTGGTACCGGCCTGGATGCTGGGGTTTGCCGGGGCAATGGCGATGGATGCGAGGGGCGGGTCGGAGACGGTGCCGGAGATGGTCACGGTTTTGCCGCCGTTCGTGGCGGTGATGACGTAGGTGCCGGGGGAGAGGGCGGTGAGGAGGCCGGAGGCGCCGATCGTCGCGACGGAGGCGGGGAGGACGCTCCATGTGGCCGACGACGTCACATTTGCCGTAGTGTTGTTCGCATAGGTAGCAGCAGCGGTGTACTGCTGGGTGGCGTTGGTGTAGATGCTTGCGCTGGCGGACGAGAGGGCGAGCGCGGTGACAGATGGCGCGCCGATGGAGACGCCGAAGGTTCCGGTTGCGGTGCTGAGGGTTGCGGTGACTATGGCCGAGCCGGCGCTCATGCCGGTGAGCAGTCCGCTGGTACTGACGGTGGCGATGGATGGAGCGGATGAGGTCCAGGTGACGGTGGCGGAGATGTCTCTCGCTATGCCTGCGATGTCGTACTGGGTGGCGTGGAGCTGCGTGGTGGAGCCTGCACTGACGGATGCGTTGTCCGCATAAATGGTGATTGCGCCGCCTGTGTACGGGTGTCCTCCACCGCAGCCGAGGACGAAGGCGGCGAGGAAGGAAAGCACGGACGACAGGACGAGGCGGACAAAGGAATGCTGCTTGCGCATGAGTGGAGGCTCCCGTCCCGTGTATCGGCGTGGTGGGGGAGAGCATGAGAATTTGTTCCGCCGGATGTGATCGCTGCGTGTGGTGCGCCGAGGGCTGCGCGGCAGAAACGTTGGGCGAGAAGAAAATTTCTTGATCGGCTATGATGCTGCGGTCAGGAGAGATTGCCATGAATCTGTCGCGAAGAGAGTTTGCCCGTCTGGCTGGGGCTGCCGCTGTGGTTCCATTTGCTCCGTCCGCTGCGTTTGCGCAGGGTGGAGCTGCAAAGAAGATTCGTTACTGCGTGGTGGGGCTGGGGCGGATCTCGCTGCAGCACTTCATGCCAGGAACGAAGATGGGATCGCTGGGAGAGATTACGGCGATCGTGAGCGGGCATCGCGACAAGGCGCTGAAGGTTGCGGCGGAGTATGGTGTGCCGGAGAGCTCGATCTACAGCTACGAGGACTACGACAAGATTCGCGATAACCCGAACATCGATGCGGTGTACATTGCGCTGCCGAACTCGATGCATGCGGAATACTCGATTCGTGCGGCAAATGCCGGCAAGCATGTGCTGTGCGAGAAGCCGATGGCGAATACGGTGAAGGAGTCCGAGGACATGATCGCGGCGTGCAAGGTCGCGGGCAAGAAGCTGATGATCGCCTATCGATGCCAGCTTGTGCCGACGTTTTTGCATGCGCGCGATCTGGTGCAGAAGGGATCGCTGGGGACGATCCAGGCAGTGGAAAGCGCGAACGGATTCAACATCGCGAAGGGCGAGTGGAGATGCAATCGCAAGCTTGCGGGCGGCGGGCCTCTGATGGATGTGGGGATCTATTCGCTAAATGCCTGCCGCTTTTTTCTCGGTGAGGAGCCGGTGGGGATCAATGCGTATACCTCAGTGATCGACCATGACGGGCGGTTCGACGAGGTGGAAGAGAATGTCGTTTGGACGATGAAGTTTCCCTCAGGAGTGCTGGCTTCGTGCTCGTCGACGTACGGGGCTTCGATGGAGGGGATCATCCGCGTGCATGGATCGAAGGGAACGTTGACGCTGACACAGTTTGGGTACCAGGGGATTCATCTGCAGGCGCGGATCAATGGGGTGAATCGAGGGGATCCACCGCAGATGATCGACGACCTGGAGGAGGAGAAGGATCCCGCACAATTCGCGAGGGAGTCGGATTATTTTTCGAAGTGCATTCTGGATGGATTACCGGTGGGGCCCTCGGGTGAGGAAGGCCTGAAGGATATGAAGGCAATGATGCGGATCTATGAGTCGGCTGCGAAGAATGCATGACAGGACACGCGTGCTTAGGCTATTTGGCCTAGCCATGACACTCACCATTTGACTGTGGCTCTTAGGGTGATGTGCCCATAGGATGGCGTGACACGGGATCTGAACTGCGGTGCGACGGTCCTGCTGTCGATGCCGAGGGCCGGCGGTTTCGCGGTGGCCGCCGGATTCGGTGCCTGCACGGTGCGTTTCGACAAGGACGAACGGCGGGAATGCGCCGATAATGGGCAGATGGAGAATGTTTCGACTATGCTGACTCGCCGCACTCTGGTTCGTATGATGGCTGCCACTGCAGTTCTACCCGCAACCGTTGAGGGCTTTGCCGCCGTGAAGAAGACACGCCTGTTGATTGGCACCGGGACCGGTGGCAAGAGCAAGAGCAAAGGGATCTATGTCGCTGACTTCGATGCGACGACTGGTTCTCTCGGCGAGATGACCCTGGCTGCGGAGCTGGAAAGCCCGACCTGGATCGCGGTCGACCGGCATCAGCAGCACCTGTTCGCGATCAGCGAGGTGAAGAAGGGCATGGTGACGTCGTTCGCCGTGAACAAGGGCAGCGGGGTGACGCTGACCAAGGTGAATGAGCAGTCGGCGGAAGGTTCAGGGCCAGCGCATGTGGGCGTGAATCGCGATGGAAAGAGCGTCTATGTTGCCAACTATGGCAGCGGTAGCCTGACTTCGTACGCCGTGGATAAGGCCGGGACGATCTCGCCTTCGATATCGCATTTTCAATACAAGCCGGTGGACGGCCTGCCCGAACACGCTCATCCCCATGCGCATGAGGCGACGCCCTCTCCGGATGGCAAGTTCCTGTTGGTGAACGACCTGGGCTCGGACCGGATCATGATCTACCGGATCGACCAGAAGACGGGCAAACTGACGGAGAACACGCCGGCATTCTGGCAGGGGCGGCAGAAATCGGGGCCTCGCCACCTTACGTTTCATCCGAACGGCAAGTGGGTCTACAACGTGAATGAGCTGGACTCCACGGTCGACCATCTTGCGTGGGATAAACATACGGGCACGTTGACGACGATTGGGTCGTTTGTGTCGACGCTGGAGCCCGACTTTCCGAAGAATACGGCTTTCTGTTCGGAGATTCTGACGTCGAAGGATGGACGGTTCTGCTACGTGGGAAACCGCCGGAACGAAACGGTCGCGATGCTTTCGATCGACCATAAGACGGGCGCGGTGAAGCTGGAGCAGGTGATCGAGCACGGCGGTAAGACAGCGCGGCATGTGACGCTCGATCCTACGGAGAAGTTTTTGCTGGTGGCCTGCCAGGATTCGGCGCAGGTGTCGGTGATGGCGCGGGATGCGGTGACGGGCAAGCTGTCGGGCCCGGTGAAGCTGTTCCCGATCGATAGTCCGCAGTGTTTGGTTTTTGTTTCCTAGTTGGCTTTTCAGGAGAGACGATGCCCGTAAGTGCGAATCCCCCGATGATCGACCGTGCTGACCCGCGGTTCGAATTGCTGAAGAAGGGCAACAATGCGCGGTTTCCGGACCCTGCGGTGCCTCCGCCATCCAAGATTGCCGTCTGCGCGGATGGGGCGGAGTGCGCGGCTGCGCTGCAGCAGATTATCGCCGCCGGACTGAGACCGACGGTGAGGTCCGGTGGTCATGGCTATGAGGACTTCTGGCAGAACAACCCGGGCGGCGTGATCATCGACTTGTCCACGCATGACACGGTGGACAAGGGCAAATACGGCTATCGCGTGGGCGCGGGCACCATGCTCGGCGTGGCGTATGCGCAACTCTATAAGAAGTATGGCGTCACGATGCCGGGTGGTAGCTGTTATGCGGTAGGTGCTGGCGGACATATCTCGGGCGGCGGATACGGGGTGCTCTCACGGCTCTTCGGCCTGACCTCGGATTGGGTCACGTCCCTCGATGTTTTGACGGTCGACGCGCACGGCAAGGTGATTGAGCGGCATATCGACAAGGATCACGATGCGGATCTCTTTCGGGCCTGCCGCGGTGCGGGCGGCGGGAACTTCGGCATTATTACGAACTTCTACTTCGAGAAGCTGCCGACGGCTCCGAGCCAGGTGGCGGATGCGGGCGTGTCGTTTGCCTGGGAAGACATGACGGAAGTGAAGTTCACCAAGTTGCTGCAGCGTTACGGCGATTTCTTCGAGGGGCGCGGCAAGGACAAGGATACGTGGGGGTTATTCACCTTCTTCGGCGTGAGCCCGGCATCCGGTCCACAGGCGCGGATCGGGATGCATGCGCAGTTCTGCAATCCTGACGGCACGGCGAGGGATGTCGCGGTGCTGCATGAGTTCTTCGATTTGTTTCGGGATTTGAATCCTTTGCCGAATGGGGGTGGTGGTGGACGGAATGGTCAGACCATGGCTCCTGTGTTGCAGAATAAGGACGGACGACCCTACGACATCAGCTACCGGCACTGGTATGAGGCCACGGTGAACGGTGGGGTCGGCGGTGGGAGCCGGGGCAAGTACAAGTCGGCGTATATGAAGCAGAGCTTTTCGGCGGAGGAGTGTGCGGCGGCGTACAAGTTCATGAAGTCGCCGAGCGCGGGTGCGATGGGGTCAGTGATGGCGATCGACTCGTATGGCGGCGCGGTGAACGATCCGGCCCGGCTGGCGGATACTTCGGTCTCGCAGAGGGCTTCGATCATGAAGCTGCAGTACCAGTGCTATTGGCGGGATAAGGAGCAGGATCCGATCCATCTGAAGTTCATGGACGATTTTTACACGTCGATCTATACGGGGCCACAGGTTGGACCGCAGTACCAGGGCACGCCGATGGGACCGCGGTTCGAGGGGTGCTACATGAACTACTCGGACGCGGATATGCTGCGGTACAAGTTCTGGCCGGAGCTGTTCTACGGGACGGGCGACCTGTATCCGTTCCTGATCGCGGTGAAGAAGAAGTATGACCCGAACAATGTGTTCCACAGCTCGATGAGCGTACGGGCCTAGGAGGCGACGATGATCTGGACGCGGCGTACGTTTGTTTCGGCTCTGAGCGCGGCGGCGGTGGTTGCGCCGAAGTTTTCCTCCGTTGCGGTTGCCGAGGCTCCGAGTGGGAGTTTTCGCGCGTTTGTGGGGGCTTCGGATGGGACTGTGATGGCTTACCGGGTCTCCGATGGGGCCTGGAGGCAGGATGGCGCTGCGGTGGTGGCGGCCAGTCCGCGTGGGCTCGCGCTGCATCCCACGCTGCCGGTGCTGTATGCCACGGATGCCGTGGACGGGCATGGGGATCGGCCGCGGGGGAGTGTCGCGGCGTTCCGCGTGACGGGTTCGGGGCTTGCGGCGATGAATGTGGAGGGGATGGCGCTTTCGGCGACCGCGCCCTCGCATCTTTCGGTCGTGGACGACGTGCTGCTGGTTTCGTCGGCGGGCGGAGGGGCCTACAACGCGTTCGGGCTGGCAGAGGACGGGGCTTTGCTGCCGGTGGCTTCGGCTCTGAAGCAAATTGGGTCCGGGCCGCATGTCCTTCAGGAGAAAGCACATCCACATGCTTCCGTGGCTGGAGAGCTGGGCGCGTATGCCAGCGATTTCGGCTCGGACCGGGTGAATCACCTGGTGTTTACGGAGGGGATCGCTTCGGTGGCCAGCCGGGTTTCGCTGCCGGCGGGGAGCGGGCCTGGGCATCTGGTGCTGGCGGGATCGCACCTGGTGGTCGCTTCGCGGCTTTCGGCTGGGCTCACGGTGTTGCCGGTGGATCAGACCTCCGGGCGGCTGGAGGCGGCGGTGCATGCGCTTCCGGTGGCTTTGGCGGAGTGTGGACCTCTGGCGGTAAATGGCTCTGGGAATAGGATTTATCTGGCTGGTGTGGACCATGCCGGGGAGACGGTTGTGGCTTCGTTCGGACTTTCTTCCGGTGGGCGGCTGCGGGCTTTGCAGAGCGTTACGGTTGCGGGTGCGGGGCGGCCGGAGCAGATGGTGCTGGCGGGCAAGGAGTTGCTGTTGGCCGGGGCTGGTGGGGTGAGCCGGATTCCGGTATTTGCTGGACGGCTTGGGGAGGGTGCTTTGGTGCTTCCCAAGGCTGGTGCGGTTAGCCTCGTTGTTGGCTAGAGGTCGGACCTCCGGTCTGAAAAGTGGTATGAAAGTGCACCGGTTTCGGTGCACTTTTTCTTTTGCCCGTATCGTGGTGATCTAAAGGGGTTACGGGTGGCCGGTGCGGAAATCCCCATGTTTCTCCAGGAGCACTTTGGATGGTAAAACGTGGCAAAAGTACGGAAAATGTGGACAGAATGCTACTTTTTCCGTGTTTGGCAAAAGTGGTCTGTTTTTGTTCGATGATCGGACAGATAGCTCGGTTAGCGACCGGAGCGAGGGTGGCCAGGTAGAGATTCCAAAGCGGATACGTACAGGCGATGGCAACGGCAACCGCAACCGCAACGGGCTATGCGTTGCCATTGGGTTTGAGGCGGGCCGACCGCATCCTTTCGATGATGCCGAAAGGATGCGGCACCCATCCGGATGGTTCTGTCTTGGTTTGGTTTTGGGCTAGCGGGCGTTCAGGCCGTCTACGAGGGAGTTGCGGTAGGCACCGAAGGCTGGGATGAGCCCCAGGATAGCGGCTGAGACGAGCGTGGCGGCGGCGTAGAGTTCTACGCGCGGGCTGAGGCCAACCTGGGCGATGGGGAGGCCGAAGTGGGTCTCGATGGTGGTGCGCAGCGCGTAGAG
This window harbors:
- a CDS encoding beta strand repeat-containing protein, with the protein product MRKQHSFVRLVLSSVLSFLAAFVLGCGGGHPYTGGAITIYADNASVSAGSTTQLHATQYDIAGIARDISATVTWTSSAPSIATVSTSGLLTGMSAGSAIVTATLSTATGTFGVSIGAPSVTALALSSASASIYTNATQQYTAAATYANNTTANVTSSATWSVLPASVATIGASGLLTALSPGTYVITATNGGKTVTISGTVSDPPLASIAIAPANPSIQAGTKQQFTATATYADGSTQNVTNSVAWTSSSPSLLAIDASGLATLSHTRTASTATITAQSGTITQTTNASITPSATVTALIVQPTSSSVAAGTAELHTALALYSDGSQQNVTSVVTWSTSATSVVAVGPSGMDIAIAPGTATLQASYAGLQSQSTVIVTPATITGLAITATRDLFPVGAVQQLILTGTFSDGSHQDLSLTANWHSSDPAIATIASNGVAQGVAAGDVQFTASFGGLTAHTDGFQVLPRDLISTAIQIPDPIVIRGAREQLRFIGVYADGSSHDLTTLATWSSADSTVFSIDNQGAAYGLSTGNTQVTGTALGKSATVNVSTSASTLKSIQILPNPTQFALGTTTQFNALGALSNGSLTSISDSAVWSSSDPTVFTVDSHGRVKSGKPGTATLSVTLSGITQTLAVTVTNAALTKLILSPNSAIVTTTSGHLFTARGFFSDGTLQDLTHDVLWATTDETIASIDNNGLALGMKSGQVNVNATFGSQTATAPLTITQATLLSTALIPGNTELPVSIHRQYTLLGTFSDGTTEDLAYDAIWSAPTPSIADVLANGEVLGVSPGLGSVSAQHGLFTTTTPVTVTHATLAGIALTPATATIRRYGQQQFTATGTFSDGFTQPLTLDALFHSSAPTVASIGDDALADATSIGTSTITATFNGITASSSLQVQSDVLISIAVTPTNLALTTGNTQQLTATGTYKDGTTSDLTSQITWASSNPAVFNIDVHGIATAYPTITTTSVTVTAQLGTVTQTFTVAISPAGSGGGTTPPALVSIAVSPTSSHIAAGTTLQFTLTGTYSDGSMQNLTSAATWSSSSLTNAVVTPTGLVTGVLPGTVNVTAQLGGMQSAAVVIVSAATLQSVALSPSGASFASGSTQQFTLTGTFTDGTTQNLSTQAVWLSSNPSVATVSPTGLVTGTGTGTVAISATINGQTATTTAQITPATIVSVAVAPTSASFAKGTTQQFTATATYSDHTTHDITNAASFTTSNTGIIGITSAGLATGMGSGIAQVTVTAANQTATTQSVTITPATIASIAIYPNTLGFANGTTTQFTAIATLSDRTTQDITTQAIWTSSNPAAITINATGLAQSGGIGTARITASLNGTAASTGTVTVTPATLTGILIAPASAQLAKGTTRQFTATGTYTDGTTQDLSTQVAWTTSNPAAAAIDANGLAMGIANGTTQINASFQGKSASPASLTVTNATLLLVTFNPSFPTVAAGTAAQVAVTGHFSDGTTQDLTATATFSSSNPAAAIVSTTGLVRGIAPGTSLVTVTTGGDIATFPVTVTNATLTAIAITPNPTPSFAKGTTQPFIATGTYTDSSTQNLTTQVTWSSSNPAVLTVDRSGLATGASVGSASLTATFQGQTITTPAVQVTPATVTTIAVLPANQTLTSGTTQQFTATAIYTDGTTQDITASVTWTSSNTNAALISSGGLALTEIPGTTIITAQSGTLNGTTTLTTNLAPILITSITVAPANGALATATTQQYTATAHYSDGSTQDVTNTATWTSTIPASATVSSTGLVTGVAVGNTMIAAQDNLIAGSTALTVTAANATLTSIAVTPANPSLAAGQTQQFTATANYSDGSIQNVTNSVTWNTSAATATIDTNGLATAISTGNTAITARLNTTTGSTTLTITPPALISIAVTPALANVARGNTQQFAAIANFSDGSMQNVTNSATWQSSIPAFATVNTNGLASGVNGGATQIWATLSGHTALATMTVSPATLVSLAITPTSITLASGTSQQYKATGTMTDGSTQDFTLSVLWSSSNTSTATVDLLGFATSHTLGNAIITATAGSITATAPLTVTAATPTTLQLTPAVILLPAGATQQLLATATFSDGSSQNVTTSVTYTSSTSSVATVDASGKLTATSAGASTITATLGSVSTTVLATITTATLSSITVTPANPSLAAGANQQLTATGTYTDGSTQDLTHSVLWTSSAPLIAAVSLTGNVTAVTTGSVTISASFLLVQGSATVAVSSATITSIAVTPAIATLAAGQTKQFTATATLSNLTQQDVTHSVSWSVSDPSKATITGNGGFLSTNASGLIDVTATLNGTSGSALITIHPAILTGLSIAPAILSMPAGTTQQITVTGHYTDGSTADLTASATYLSTNSSAAAVNASGMVHAVSTGSALITTTVNGISQNVTTTVTNAILNSIAITPSAPTMPAGVQTQLTATGTYSDGSTQDITVHVQWNSSSASVATVSATGLIQSLAAGSSTITATLDGISQIASLTVTAATLQSIAVTTEQSSFALGLSLQLTATGTYSDGSTRDLTATTTWSSQTPAIGIVNSTGLASGITTGAFNARATTHGITGTISITVLNAVLQSITVTPSNATIVNLLGTTRQYTATGHFSDGSTQNITTTVHWAITSGIGLGNISSTGNFSPVAIGLGAITASSGTLSGSTGFLVVSVL
- a CDS encoding Gfo/Idh/MocA family protein, whose product is MNLSRREFARLAGAAAVVPFAPSAAFAQGGAAKKIRYCVVGLGRISLQHFMPGTKMGSLGEITAIVSGHRDKALKVAAEYGVPESSIYSYEDYDKIRDNPNIDAVYIALPNSMHAEYSIRAANAGKHVLCEKPMANTVKESEDMIAACKVAGKKLMIAYRCQLVPTFLHARDLVQKGSLGTIQAVESANGFNIAKGEWRCNRKLAGGGPLMDVGIYSLNACRFFLGEEPVGINAYTSVIDHDGRFDEVEENVVWTMKFPSGVLASCSSTYGASMEGIIRVHGSKGTLTLTQFGYQGIHLQARINGVNRGDPPQMIDDLEEEKDPAQFARESDYFSKCILDGLPVGPSGEEGLKDMKAMMRIYESAAKNA
- a CDS encoding lactonase family protein, which codes for MTRDLNCGATVLLSMPRAGGFAVAAGFGACTVRFDKDERRECADNGQMENVSTMLTRRTLVRMMAATAVLPATVEGFAAVKKTRLLIGTGTGGKSKSKGIYVADFDATTGSLGEMTLAAELESPTWIAVDRHQQHLFAISEVKKGMVTSFAVNKGSGVTLTKVNEQSAEGSGPAHVGVNRDGKSVYVANYGSGSLTSYAVDKAGTISPSISHFQYKPVDGLPEHAHPHAHEATPSPDGKFLLVNDLGSDRIMIYRIDQKTGKLTENTPAFWQGRQKSGPRHLTFHPNGKWVYNVNELDSTVDHLAWDKHTGTLTTIGSFVSTLEPDFPKNTAFCSEILTSKDGRFCYVGNRRNETVAMLSIDHKTGAVKLEQVIEHGGKTARHVTLDPTEKFLLVACQDSAQVSVMARDAVTGKLSGPVKLFPIDSPQCLVFVS
- a CDS encoding FAD-dependent oxidoreductase, whose amino-acid sequence is MPVSANPPMIDRADPRFELLKKGNNARFPDPAVPPPSKIAVCADGAECAAALQQIIAAGLRPTVRSGGHGYEDFWQNNPGGVIIDLSTHDTVDKGKYGYRVGAGTMLGVAYAQLYKKYGVTMPGGSCYAVGAGGHISGGGYGVLSRLFGLTSDWVTSLDVLTVDAHGKVIERHIDKDHDADLFRACRGAGGGNFGIITNFYFEKLPTAPSQVADAGVSFAWEDMTEVKFTKLLQRYGDFFEGRGKDKDTWGLFTFFGVSPASGPQARIGMHAQFCNPDGTARDVAVLHEFFDLFRDLNPLPNGGGGGRNGQTMAPVLQNKDGRPYDISYRHWYEATVNGGVGGGSRGKYKSAYMKQSFSAEECAAAYKFMKSPSAGAMGSVMAIDSYGGAVNDPARLADTSVSQRASIMKLQYQCYWRDKEQDPIHLKFMDDFYTSIYTGPQVGPQYQGTPMGPRFEGCYMNYSDADMLRYKFWPELFYGTGDLYPFLIAVKKKYDPNNVFHSSMSVRA